A region of Chitinophaga horti DNA encodes the following proteins:
- the blaOXA gene encoding class D beta-lactamase produces the protein MLMKLFGWILLAAGLMLNACAPNNVHTEKSWEKYFAEYKIEGTFMLFDNGRGNFKVYNMERAQQAFTPASTFKILNSLIALQTGAISDTGYVIKWDSIPREVPAWNQDLSMQQAFKASSVPYYQEVARRIGRDNMQHWLDTVKYGNMKISRIDTFWLDNSLKITPDEELGFAKKLYFDQLPFAKTNMEFVRNMMLMETTPKYKLSYKTGWGRAGAKHIAWITGWIENDGRPSFFVLNFETEDESLDIPKIRMDILKKILTEEELM, from the coding sequence ATGCTGATGAAACTTTTTGGCTGGATATTACTGGCGGCTGGATTAATGCTGAATGCCTGCGCACCAAACAACGTGCACACCGAAAAAAGCTGGGAAAAATACTTTGCCGAGTACAAAATCGAGGGCACTTTCATGCTGTTCGACAATGGCCGGGGCAACTTTAAAGTATACAACATGGAGCGTGCCCAACAGGCATTTACACCTGCCAGCACCTTTAAGATCCTCAACTCCCTGATCGCACTGCAAACAGGTGCTATCAGCGATACCGGCTACGTGATCAAGTGGGACAGCATTCCGCGCGAAGTACCCGCCTGGAACCAGGACCTGAGCATGCAGCAGGCGTTTAAGGCCTCATCAGTACCCTATTACCAGGAGGTTGCCCGCCGCATTGGCCGCGACAACATGCAACACTGGCTCGATACGGTAAAATACGGCAATATGAAAATCAGCCGCATCGATACTTTCTGGCTCGATAATTCGCTGAAGATCACACCGGACGAAGAGCTTGGCTTTGCGAAAAAGCTTTATTTCGACCAGTTACCTTTTGCCAAAACGAATATGGAGTTCGTGCGTAACATGATGCTCATGGAAACGACGCCTAAATATAAACTCAGCTACAAAACAGGCTGGGGCCGCGCCGGCGCAAAACACATCGCCTGGATCACAGGTTGGATCGAGAACGATGGCCGCCCGTCTTTCTTCGTGCTTAACTTCGAAACCGAAGATGAAAGCCTGGACATTCCGAAAATCCGGATGGATATTTTGAAAAAGATTCTGACAGAAGAAGAGCTGATGTAA
- the kbl gene encoding glycine C-acetyltransferase yields MNQNFSKRITQELSEIETAGLFKRERIINSDQGAEIEVNGKTVINFCANNYLGLSSHPKVLEAAHKALDSRGYGMSSVRFICGTQDIHRELELKIAQFLGTEDTILYAAAFDANGGVFEPLFNEQDAIISDALNHASIIDGVRLCKAQRYRYEHNNMADLEAKLQESQHLRSRIIVTDGAFSMDGTVAQLDKICDLADKYDAIVMIDESHCSGFMGKTGRGTHEYCGVMGRIDIITGTLGKALGGASGGFTSGKKEVIDMLRQRSRPYLFSNSLAPSIVGASIAVLDMLSETTELRDKLENNTKYFRSKMTEAGFDIKPGDHPIVPVMLYDAVLSQQFADKLLQEGIYVIGFFYPVVPKGQARIRVQLSAGHEQHHLDQAIAAFTKVGRELGVIKENAAV; encoded by the coding sequence ATGAACCAGAACTTTTCCAAAAGGATTACCCAGGAGCTGAGTGAGATCGAAACCGCGGGTTTATTTAAAAGGGAACGCATTATTAATTCCGACCAGGGCGCCGAGATTGAGGTGAACGGTAAAACCGTAATTAACTTTTGCGCCAATAACTACCTCGGCCTCTCCAGCCACCCCAAAGTACTGGAAGCTGCCCACAAAGCACTCGACAGCCGCGGTTACGGTATGAGCAGTGTACGCTTCATTTGCGGCACGCAAGACATCCACCGCGAACTTGAGTTGAAAATTGCCCAGTTCCTCGGAACCGAAGATACGATCCTCTACGCGGCGGCATTCGACGCCAACGGCGGTGTTTTCGAGCCCCTGTTCAACGAGCAGGACGCGATCATCTCCGACGCGCTTAACCACGCTTCTATCATCGACGGTGTTCGCCTGTGTAAAGCACAGCGCTACCGCTATGAACATAACAACATGGCCGACCTGGAAGCCAAACTTCAGGAGTCGCAACACTTGCGCAGCCGCATTATCGTTACCGACGGCGCTTTCAGCATGGACGGCACCGTGGCCCAGCTCGACAAAATCTGCGACCTGGCCGATAAATATGATGCGATCGTCATGATCGACGAAAGCCACTGCTCCGGCTTTATGGGCAAAACCGGTCGCGGCACCCACGAATACTGTGGCGTAATGGGCCGTATCGACATCATTACCGGCACCCTCGGTAAAGCGTTGGGTGGCGCATCCGGCGGTTTTACCAGCGGTAAAAAAGAAGTGATCGACATGTTGCGTCAGCGCAGCCGTCCGTACCTGTTCTCTAACTCGCTGGCTCCCAGCATTGTAGGCGCATCCATCGCGGTGCTGGACATGCTGAGCGAAACCACCGAACTGCGCGATAAGCTTGAAAACAACACAAAATATTTCCGTTCTAAAATGACGGAAGCCGGCTTTGACATTAAGCCCGGCGACCACCCGATCGTACCCGTAATGCTGTATGACGCCGTACTGAGCCAGCAGTTTGCTGACAAATTGTTACAGGAAGGCATTTACGTTATCGGCTTTTTTTACCCCGTTGTGCCAAAAGGCCAGGCGCGCATTCGTGTGCAGCTGAGTGCCGGGCACGAGCAACACCATCTGGATCAGGCCATTGCCGCCTTTACCAAAGTGGGTCGCGAACTGGGCGTAATTAAAGAGAACGCAGCTGTTTGA
- a CDS encoding RNA polymerase sigma factor, protein MTEKEYNKCVDLYADNLFRFIVKNLEHGEDARDVVQNAFEILWKHCSDVPLEKAKSYLFTVAYHNMIDHVRKVKRITLVDQFKEEDRVSEQKMHNARSVLEGALNRLSEVQRSLIMLKDYEGYSYEEIGEIMNLNPSQVKVYLHRARTHLKEYLVRIDNVI, encoded by the coding sequence ATGACCGAAAAGGAGTACAACAAATGCGTTGATCTGTATGCCGACAACCTTTTTCGCTTTATTGTGAAGAACCTGGAGCACGGGGAGGATGCGAGGGATGTGGTACAGAACGCGTTTGAAATTTTATGGAAGCATTGTAGTGATGTGCCTTTAGAAAAGGCCAAGAGCTACCTGTTTACCGTAGCGTACCATAATATGATCGACCACGTGCGCAAAGTGAAGCGCATTACGTTGGTAGACCAGTTTAAGGAAGAGGACCGTGTATCCGAACAAAAAATGCACAATGCACGTAGTGTATTGGAAGGCGCCCTGAACCGGCTGAGTGAGGTGCAACGATCTTTAATCATGCTTAAAGATTACGAGGGATACAGTTATGAGGAGATTGGAGAGATTATGAACCTGAACCCTTCGCAGGTGAAGGTTTACCTGCACCGGGCACGTACTCATTTAAAGGAATACCTGGTGCGCATTGATAATGTTATATAA
- a CDS encoding anti-sigma factor family protein, whose product MDINISNYEEYLLSYIDGELAGNELAALKAFLERHPAIKQELTLLESTRLKPEESGFSFGNKAMLYRGGPVNMGNYETYLLSYIDNELSPEDRQLFEQFVRQHPQVKQEMLLWNATRQHPDTSIVFENKALLYRQTTRTRTLRPVYWWSAAAAIVAGLLVWQLPREASPVVAPQVAAVQQEDHTPAATPEVAVTQPRPEEQEVTAPKTTLKTKPATNVVVAKADKSEDKTSVTPTAPLTASVSAPEPKLVTTEIVATKPPKTGKLL is encoded by the coding sequence GTGGACATTAACATATCGAACTACGAAGAATACCTGCTGAGCTACATCGATGGTGAGCTGGCTGGTAACGAACTGGCCGCACTGAAAGCGTTCCTGGAGCGTCATCCTGCCATTAAGCAGGAGCTGACATTGCTGGAAAGTACTAGGCTGAAGCCGGAGGAGAGTGGGTTTAGTTTCGGCAACAAGGCCATGCTGTATCGCGGTGGGCCTGTTAATATGGGGAATTACGAAACTTACCTCCTGAGTTATATCGATAACGAATTGTCGCCGGAAGACCGGCAGCTGTTTGAGCAGTTTGTTCGCCAACACCCGCAGGTGAAACAGGAAATGCTGCTCTGGAATGCCACTCGTCAGCACCCGGATACATCAATCGTTTTCGAGAACAAGGCGCTCCTTTACCGTCAAACCACCCGCACCAGGACGTTGCGCCCTGTTTATTGGTGGTCGGCGGCGGCAGCGATCGTAGCAGGTTTGCTGGTATGGCAACTGCCACGTGAGGCCAGCCCGGTAGTTGCACCGCAGGTGGCGGCCGTTCAGCAGGAAGATCATACGCCTGCAGCGACCCCGGAAGTAGCGGTAACGCAGCCCCGGCCTGAAGAACAGGAAGTGACGGCGCCTAAAACAACACTAAAAACAAAACCTGCCACTAATGTGGTGGTGGCGAAAGCCGATAAAAGCGAAGATAAAACCAGTGTAACACCTACGGCGCCGCTCACCGCGAGTGTAAGCGCCCCGGAACCGAAGCTGGTAACAACGGAAATTGTGGCTACAAAGCCCCCGAAAACAGGCAAACTGCTTTAG
- a CDS encoding PorT family protein, which produces MKYKILLVLAILGMALEGMAQVQTSDTVQIKQLIIVKTKDVKGRSNYKLYQDTAYLRNRLKKNVHTKWLVFDLGFNNYVDKSKYYEALALSYYPANNFQNSVGFYDNHVSKSYDYSASGLNTFAPRTTSAPLTPTEFRVLTGKSVNFNVWLFMQRLNIYKHKFNLQYALGLEMNNYHFARGITYQPGYPTTIVRDSVTFSKNKLFAQYLTVPLMLNYTSNPARPGRAFKASFGLTGGYLLKARTKQISEERGKIKRTDDFNLNKWRAGFTGELGYGPVKFYGNLAFTPLHDYGLEQFPFAIGVRLNGF; this is translated from the coding sequence ATGAAGTATAAAATTTTACTCGTGCTGGCTATCTTAGGTATGGCTTTGGAAGGGATGGCACAGGTGCAGACGTCCGATACCGTGCAGATAAAACAGCTTATTATTGTTAAAACCAAAGACGTTAAAGGCCGTAGCAACTACAAGTTATACCAGGACACGGCCTATCTGCGTAACCGGCTGAAGAAGAACGTACATACCAAATGGCTGGTGTTCGATCTCGGCTTCAATAACTACGTGGATAAAAGTAAATACTACGAAGCCCTGGCGCTCAGTTATTATCCCGCGAATAACTTCCAGAACAGTGTAGGATTTTACGACAATCATGTGTCCAAATCATACGACTACTCGGCCTCGGGATTAAACACCTTTGCGCCTCGTACGACCAGCGCGCCGCTTACGCCTACAGAATTTCGGGTGTTAACGGGCAAATCGGTAAACTTTAATGTGTGGCTGTTTATGCAGCGTTTGAATATCTACAAGCACAAATTCAACCTGCAATACGCGCTGGGCCTTGAAATGAATAACTATCATTTCGCACGGGGCATCACTTATCAACCGGGTTATCCCACTACGATCGTGCGCGATTCGGTAACCTTTAGTAAGAACAAATTATTCGCACAATACCTGACGGTGCCATTGATGTTGAACTATACTTCCAATCCTGCCCGGCCGGGCCGTGCTTTTAAAGCCAGCTTTGGCCTGACTGGCGGCTACCTGCTGAAAGCGCGTACAAAACAGATCAGCGAGGAGCGTGGTAAGATCAAACGTACCGACGACTTTAACCTGAACAAATGGCGTGCAGGGTTTACGGGAGAACTGGGTTACGGTCCGGTGAAATTTTACGGCAACCTCGCCTTTACGCCTTTGCATGACTACGGGTTAGAACAGTTCCCGTTTGCCATTGGGGTGCGATTAAACGGATTTTAA
- a CDS encoding insulinase family protein: MKMFKLLFITLFAGAVNVSAQSAWKEATSGGYTYKYIPSDPMKARFYTLKNGLTVILSVNNKEPRIQTLIGTRAGSNSDPADHTGLAHYLEHLLFKGTSMVRWTGQRKNLTWTRSNRCTTRTIVLPTMRSVQTFTGRSTACRDWRRNMRSRTSTTK; the protein is encoded by the coding sequence ATGAAAATGTTTAAACTCCTCTTCATCACCCTGTTTGCCGGCGCAGTCAATGTGTCTGCCCAATCGGCGTGGAAAGAGGCAACCTCGGGAGGATATACCTACAAGTATATTCCCTCCGACCCCATGAAGGCACGGTTTTATACCCTGAAAAACGGGCTCACCGTGATCCTGAGCGTGAACAATAAGGAACCACGTATCCAAACGCTGATTGGCACCCGCGCCGGCAGCAACAGCGATCCGGCCGACCACACCGGCCTGGCGCACTACCTGGAGCACCTGCTGTTCAAGGGTACAAGTATGGTTCGCTGGACTGGGCAAAGGAAAAACCTTACCTGGACAAGATCGAATCGCTGTACGACACGTACAATCGTACTACCGACAATGCGAAGCGTGCAGACATTTACCGGCAGATCGACAGCGTGTCGGGACTGGCGGCGAAATATGCGATCGCGAACGAGTACGACAAAATGA
- a CDS encoding M16 family metallopeptidase: protein MSGLAAKYAIANEYDKMMAGMGAQGTNAHTWVEETIYEEDIPSNAVGKFLAVQAERFRNPIFRIFHTELEAVYEEKNRGLDDDGRKMYELMLSTVFPTHNYGQQSTIGTVDHLKNPSLKAIRAFYNKYYVPNNMAVVMAGDFNPDYVIKQVDKSFGYMKPKPVTEYKAPPEKPITAPIVKEIYGPDAENVNLAFRLPGALDTRAAVVATAVSQVLSNGKAGLFDLNLNQQQKLLRSSVSQLNWKDYSVFMLAGNAKQGQTLDEVRDLLLSQIDILRKGDFDESLLKAIVNNFKLYEIQGLESNNNRANSLMDAFIKHRGNNWNYDVAFIDDMSKVTKKDIVDFANKYLANNYVILYKRQGEDKSIVKVDKPSITPVEVNRDAQSEFLRKIGEMPGTPVQPQWLDFDKDIQKGNIGAASFLSVQNKDNGLFRLNYLFDQGSWHNKKLPLAMQYLRFLATDKYSAQEISREFYNLACSYKIGNELGQEYTQIEISGLQENFDQAVTLFEHMLRNCKPDEAALVAMKNRTKKGRADAKLNKTYVMRGLVNYAMYGPQNPFNHNLSDAELDAITADELVAILHDLPNQKHSVVYYGPEAAGVASAHIAKLHSIPASFKAGLPAAKFQKTTQTANQVLFAEYDMVQAEVNWVRTGATYEPATVPVVELFNAYFGGGMGSIVFQTIRESKALAYSTYAVYSAPDKKDDKYAVVAYVGSQADKMSEAIGGMNELLNVLPESDKALATARESIRQGIETERVVQDAIIFSYLKSQRLGVDHDLRKDTYAAINKLGFKDVKQFHDANLANKAYTYCIVASEKNVKQDELKKIGEVKKLSLETLFGY from the coding sequence GTGTCGGGACTGGCGGCGAAATATGCGATCGCGAACGAGTACGACAAAATGATGGCGGGCATGGGCGCACAGGGCACCAACGCGCACACTTGGGTAGAAGAAACGATTTACGAAGAAGACATTCCATCCAACGCCGTAGGCAAGTTCTTGGCCGTACAGGCAGAGCGTTTCCGCAATCCAATCTTCCGCATCTTCCATACCGAGCTGGAGGCTGTGTATGAAGAGAAGAACCGCGGACTGGACGACGACGGTCGTAAAATGTACGAGCTGATGCTGTCCACCGTATTTCCTACACACAACTACGGGCAGCAAAGCACGATCGGTACCGTAGATCACCTCAAAAACCCTTCGTTGAAAGCGATTCGCGCGTTTTACAACAAGTATTACGTGCCGAACAATATGGCAGTGGTCATGGCGGGCGACTTCAATCCCGATTATGTGATTAAACAGGTGGATAAAAGCTTTGGATACATGAAGCCGAAGCCGGTAACGGAATACAAAGCCCCGCCGGAAAAGCCTATCACCGCCCCCATCGTGAAAGAGATTTACGGTCCGGACGCCGAAAACGTTAACCTGGCGTTTCGTTTGCCAGGTGCGCTGGACACCCGCGCTGCCGTAGTGGCTACTGCCGTTTCGCAGGTATTGTCCAACGGCAAAGCAGGCCTTTTTGACCTGAACCTGAACCAGCAGCAAAAACTGTTGCGCTCAAGTGTAAGCCAGTTAAACTGGAAAGACTATTCCGTGTTTATGCTCGCAGGTAACGCCAAGCAGGGTCAAACCCTCGACGAGGTACGTGATCTGTTGCTGTCGCAGATAGATATATTGCGTAAAGGCGATTTTGACGAGTCGCTTCTAAAAGCTATCGTAAACAACTTTAAGCTGTACGAAATCCAGGGACTCGAAAGCAATAATAACCGCGCCAACAGCCTGATGGACGCGTTCATTAAACACCGCGGCAACAACTGGAATTACGATGTAGCGTTCATTGACGATATGAGCAAAGTGACCAAAAAAGATATCGTGGACTTTGCCAACAAATATCTCGCGAACAACTACGTAATCCTTTACAAACGCCAGGGAGAAGATAAAAGCATTGTGAAGGTGGATAAGCCGTCGATCACCCCGGTTGAAGTAAACCGCGACGCGCAATCGGAATTCCTGCGTAAGATCGGCGAAATGCCCGGTACCCCGGTACAGCCGCAGTGGCTGGACTTTGACAAGGATATCCAGAAAGGTAATATTGGTGCCGCCAGTTTCCTTTCTGTGCAGAATAAAGATAACGGCTTGTTCCGCCTCAACTACCTTTTCGACCAGGGTTCCTGGCACAATAAGAAGCTGCCTTTAGCCATGCAGTACCTGCGTTTCCTGGCGACCGATAAATATTCTGCGCAGGAAATCAGCCGTGAGTTCTACAACCTGGCCTGCTCTTACAAGATTGGCAACGAGCTGGGGCAGGAGTATACGCAGATCGAGATTTCCGGTTTGCAGGAAAACTTCGACCAGGCAGTTACTTTGTTCGAGCATATGCTGCGCAACTGTAAGCCCGACGAGGCAGCACTCGTAGCGATGAAAAACCGCACAAAAAAGGGCCGTGCAGACGCTAAACTGAATAAGACGTATGTAATGCGCGGACTGGTGAATTATGCCATGTACGGGCCTCAGAATCCGTTCAATCACAACCTTTCCGATGCGGAGCTGGATGCGATAACGGCGGATGAGTTGGTGGCGATCTTACATGACCTGCCAAACCAGAAACATTCGGTTGTGTATTATGGTCCGGAAGCAGCTGGTGTAGCGAGTGCGCATATTGCGAAACTGCATAGCATCCCAGCCTCTTTTAAAGCCGGTCTGCCAGCAGCTAAGTTCCAGAAAACGACCCAAACGGCTAACCAGGTTTTGTTTGCAGAATACGACATGGTGCAGGCTGAGGTTAACTGGGTGCGTACCGGGGCGACTTATGAGCCGGCGACCGTACCTGTTGTAGAGTTATTTAATGCTTACTTCGGTGGCGGTATGGGATCGATCGTATTCCAAACCATCCGCGAATCGAAAGCGTTGGCGTACTCTACCTACGCGGTATATTCAGCGCCGGACAAGAAAGACGATAAATATGCCGTAGTGGCGTATGTGGGTAGCCAGGCCGATAAAATGAGCGAGGCGATCGGCGGCATGAACGAGCTGCTGAACGTATTGCCCGAATCTGATAAAGCATTGGCTACTGCGCGTGAAAGCATCAGGCAGGGCATTGAAACAGAAAGGGTCGTTCAGGATGCGATCATTTTCAGCTACCTGAAGTCGCAGCGCCTGGGGGTGGATCATGATTTGCGTAAAGATACCTATGCGGCGATTAATAAGCTGGGTTTCAAGGACGTAAAGCAGTTCCACGACGCCAATCTCGCCAACAAGGCTTACACCTACTGTATTGTAGCATCTGAAAAGAATGTAAAGCAGGACGAACTCAAAAAGATCGGTGAGGTGAAAAAGCTGAGCCTGGAAACGTTGTTCGGCTACTAA
- a CDS encoding L,D-transpeptidase family protein, whose protein sequence is MKKLIRYCLLVLLFPLCSFNNESDLYTVRLKPSLIDGSKVFLLVDKSEYRMYLYEDVTLLKIYKVVFGNKDQSDKQVQGDRRTPEGTFRILSKRMDNRWNRFMLLDYPNAESYQKSRSRGVSANTDLGGGIGIHGVESASGINDVYVERRVNWTLGCVSMKDSDVAELYNVVKVGTPVVIRR, encoded by the coding sequence ATGAAGAAATTGATCCGTTACTGCCTGTTGGTGTTATTATTTCCCCTGTGCAGTTTTAACAACGAAAGTGACTTGTATACCGTTCGTCTGAAACCATCCCTCATCGATGGCAGTAAAGTGTTTCTGCTGGTAGATAAAAGCGAATATCGCATGTACCTTTACGAAGATGTTACGTTGCTGAAGATCTACAAAGTAGTGTTTGGCAATAAAGATCAGTCGGACAAACAAGTTCAGGGTGACCGCCGCACGCCGGAGGGTACCTTCCGCATTCTTTCTAAACGTATGGACAATCGCTGGAATCGCTTCATGCTGCTGGATTATCCCAACGCAGAATCGTACCAGAAGTCGCGCAGCCGTGGGGTAAGTGCCAATACCGACCTGGGTGGCGGAATCGGCATTCATGGGGTAGAATCCGCCTCGGGTATCAACGATGTGTATGTGGAAAGACGTGTAAACTGGACGCTGGGCTGCGTAAGTATGAAAGACAGCGATGTGGCGGAACTCTATAACGTGGTAAAAGTGGGTACACCAGTAGTGATCAGGCGATAA
- the acs gene encoding acetate--CoA ligase: MSYPYQIRSLEEYQQAWRESVTDPEGFWANVADHFYWRKKWDKVLEWNFREPDVKWFQGAKLNITENCLDRHLGTLGNQPAIIWEPNDPEEHHRVITYRDLYNKVCQFANVLKNNGVKKGDRVCIYMGMIPELAIAVLACARIGAIHSVVFGGFSAQSIADRILDAQCNVVITCDGAFRGAKDIPLKAVIDDALMACPSVKRVIVCTRTRTPVSMLKGRDVWWEDEIKKVETMGNPACPAEEMDAEDMLFILYTSGSTGKPKGVVHTCGGYMVYANYTFVNTFQYQPREVYFCTADIGWITGHSYIVYGPLSAGATTLMFEGVPTYPDAGRFWDIVDKYRVNILYTAPTAIRSLMSFGLGPVNHKSLTSITKLGSVGEPINEEAWHWFKDHIGKGKAPIVDTWWQTETGGIMITPIAGVTPEKPGYATLPLPGIQPILVDENGKEIEGNGVSGNLCIKFPWPGMLRTTYGDHERCRKTYFSTYDNLYFTGDGCLRDEDGMYRITGRVDDVLNVSGHRIGTAEVENAINMHHGVVESAVVGYPHDIKGQGIYAFVISEKMVHDPELTRKDILQTVSRIIGPIAKPDKIQFVSGLPKTRSGKIMRRILRKIAEGEADKLGDTSTLLDPGVVDEIKEGRL, from the coding sequence ATGTCATATCCGTATCAGATCAGATCGTTAGAAGAATATCAGCAGGCCTGGCGCGAAAGCGTAACCGACCCTGAGGGCTTTTGGGCCAATGTAGCAGATCATTTTTACTGGAGAAAAAAGTGGGACAAAGTACTCGAGTGGAACTTCCGCGAACCGGACGTTAAATGGTTCCAGGGCGCAAAGCTCAACATCACGGAGAACTGTCTTGACCGCCACCTGGGCACACTGGGCAACCAACCAGCAATTATCTGGGAACCCAACGATCCGGAAGAACACCACCGCGTTATTACTTATCGTGACCTTTACAACAAGGTTTGCCAGTTCGCCAACGTACTTAAGAACAACGGCGTAAAGAAAGGCGACCGTGTTTGTATATACATGGGTATGATCCCCGAACTGGCCATCGCTGTACTGGCATGTGCTCGCATAGGCGCTATTCACTCTGTTGTTTTCGGCGGCTTCAGCGCACAATCTATTGCCGATCGTATACTGGACGCGCAATGTAACGTTGTAATTACCTGCGACGGCGCTTTCCGTGGAGCAAAAGATATTCCACTTAAAGCGGTGATCGACGACGCTCTCATGGCCTGCCCGTCCGTAAAACGTGTGATCGTTTGCACACGCACCCGCACGCCTGTGAGCATGCTCAAAGGCCGCGATGTATGGTGGGAAGATGAGATCAAAAAAGTAGAAACCATGGGCAACCCGGCTTGTCCCGCTGAAGAAATGGATGCGGAAGATATGCTCTTCATCCTCTACACCTCCGGCTCCACCGGCAAACCGAAAGGCGTTGTGCATACCTGCGGTGGTTACATGGTGTACGCCAACTATACTTTCGTAAATACTTTCCAATATCAACCCCGCGAGGTTTATTTTTGCACGGCGGATATCGGCTGGATCACCGGGCATAGCTACATTGTGTACGGCCCGCTCAGCGCCGGTGCTACCACATTGATGTTCGAAGGCGTACCCACTTATCCCGATGCAGGACGCTTCTGGGACATTGTCGACAAATACCGTGTAAACATACTGTACACCGCGCCTACAGCCATACGCAGCCTCATGAGCTTTGGCCTGGGACCGGTGAATCACAAAAGCCTCACCTCCATCACCAAACTCGGATCTGTTGGCGAGCCAATCAACGAAGAGGCCTGGCATTGGTTTAAAGACCATATCGGCAAGGGCAAAGCGCCTATCGTAGATACCTGGTGGCAGACCGAAACAGGCGGTATTATGATCACGCCGATTGCCGGTGTAACGCCAGAAAAGCCGGGCTACGCAACACTCCCGCTACCCGGCATACAACCCATACTGGTAGATGAAAACGGCAAGGAGATAGAAGGTAACGGCGTTAGCGGCAACCTGTGTATAAAGTTCCCATGGCCAGGTATGCTGCGCACCACTTATGGCGACCACGAACGCTGCCGCAAAACGTACTTCTCTACGTACGACAACCTGTACTTTACAGGTGACGGCTGTCTGCGCGATGAAGACGGCATGTATCGCATTACGGGCCGCGTGGATGATGTATTGAACGTAAGCGGCCACCGTATTGGCACCGCCGAAGTAGAGAATGCGATCAACATGCATCACGGCGTGGTGGAAAGTGCAGTAGTAGGCTACCCGCACGATATCAAGGGGCAGGGTATTTATGCCTTCGTGATATCCGAAAAGATGGTACATGATCCCGAACTAACGCGAAAGGATATACTGCAAACCGTTTCACGCATTATCGGTCCTATTGCGAAACCGGATAAGATCCAGTTCGTGAGTGGCCTGCCCAAAACACGCTCTGGTAAAATCATGCGTCGCATCCTCCGGAAAATAGCCGAAGGCGAAGCAGACAAACTTGGCGATACGAGCACCCTGCTGGACCCGGGTGTGGTGGATGAAATAAAAGAAGGGAGACTGTAA